In the Clostridium beijerinckii genome, one interval contains:
- the murJ gene encoding murein biosynthesis integral membrane protein MurJ, giving the protein MKQKSSLIKSTFVIMIVSLISRFLGFARDMLIAKNFGAGIYTDAYNIAVSIPETIFTLVGLAISTAFLPMLSKVRAEKGQKEMNDFANNIINILFIISFFLFVITSLFSKEIVHILGPAEETGLIAIKLLRITLVNILFLSVNACFTALLQVNEDFVIPSILGLFFNLPMILYLLLFRNYDILGLTIANVIGNFFRVAVQVPSLITHEYKYKLFINFKDDRLKAIMVLILPVIIGAGANSLNMAVDQYIALKLPDGSVSALNYAQKLIVFINAIITTSVTSVAYPLMANMRNRGDVSGFLEILKKSIIYLSILLIPISVGVMIFSRDIITIVYARGEFTGYAINITTLALLGYGAGIFFTGVRDILNSTLFSSGKTKVTAINGIIGVVINIIFSITLSKYIGIMGIALASVIAMIVTSVLLFINIIKLEKNFNITEILKKVSIIIMNSIIMGAVLLTLLIYFENKFNSITILLLGVSIGAAIYLGLCYLFKVEELVEIKELILKKIKR; this is encoded by the coding sequence ATGAAACAAAAAAGTAGCTTAATAAAATCTACATTTGTAATAATGATAGTATCATTGATTAGTAGATTTTTAGGTTTTGCCAGAGACATGCTTATTGCTAAAAATTTTGGTGCTGGAATATATACTGATGCTTATAATATTGCAGTGTCTATACCAGAAACAATATTTACTTTAGTTGGACTTGCAATTTCAACTGCATTTTTGCCAATGCTCAGCAAAGTTCGAGCTGAAAAGGGACAAAAAGAGATGAATGATTTTGCAAACAATATAATAAACATACTTTTTATTATATCATTCTTTCTTTTTGTTATAACAAGCCTTTTTTCGAAAGAAATAGTCCATATACTGGGGCCAGCTGAGGAAACAGGACTAATTGCAATAAAGTTATTAAGGATTACACTTGTGAATATATTATTTTTATCGGTTAATGCATGTTTTACCGCATTATTACAAGTAAATGAAGATTTTGTAATTCCGTCAATTTTAGGATTGTTTTTTAATTTGCCTATGATATTATATTTATTGTTGTTTAGGAATTATGATATTTTAGGATTGACCATTGCCAATGTAATAGGGAATTTTTTTAGAGTAGCAGTTCAGGTACCATCGTTGATTACACATGAGTATAAATATAAACTTTTTATAAACTTTAAAGATGATAGATTAAAGGCAATTATGGTATTGATTCTTCCAGTAATTATAGGAGCAGGAGCGAACTCGTTAAATATGGCTGTTGATCAGTATATTGCGTTGAAGCTGCCAGATGGTTCAGTCTCAGCTTTAAATTATGCGCAGAAGTTAATTGTTTTTATAAATGCAATTATAACAACATCAGTTACCAGCGTAGCATATCCTCTTATGGCTAATATGAGAAATAGAGGAGATGTGTCTGGGTTTTTAGAGATTTTAAAAAAATCAATTATATATTTATCTATATTATTAATTCCAATTAGTGTTGGAGTTATGATATTTAGTAGAGACATAATAACAATTGTATATGCTAGGGGCGAGTTTACTGGTTATGCGATAAATATTACAACACTTGCATTGTTAGGATACGGAGCGGGAATATTTTTTACAGGAGTAAGAGATATTTTGAATTCAACTTTATTCTCCAGTGGAAAGACAAAAGTGACAGCAATAAATGGTATAATTGGTGTTGTGATTAACATAATATTTAGCATAACTTTATCTAAGTATATAGGTATTATGGGAATAGCATTAGCTTCAGTTATAGCTATGATAGTAACATCGGTACTCTTATTTATAAATATAATTAAATTAGAAAAAAACTTTAACATAACAGAGATATTAAAAAAAGTAAGTATAATAATAATGAATTCAATAATCATGGGAGCGGTACTTTTAACGTTATTAATTTACTTCGAAAATAAATTTAATTCAATTACAATCCTAT